A single region of the Phalacrocorax aristotelis chromosome 17, bGulAri2.1, whole genome shotgun sequence genome encodes:
- the ATP6V1G1 gene encoding V-type proton ATPase subunit G 1 gives MASQSQGIQQLLQAEKRAAEKVAEARKRKNRRLKQAKEEAQAEIEQYRLQREKEFKAKEAAALGSHGSCTTEVEKETQEKMSVIQQNFQKNREVVLSQLLSLVCDIKPEIHVNYRING, from the exons ATGGCGAGCCAGTCTCAGGGcatccagcagctgctgcaggcggAGAAACGCGCCGCCGAGAAGGTGGCCGAGGCCCGCAAGC GAAAGAATCGGAGGCTGAAGCAGGCCAAAGAAGAGGCCCAGGCAGAGATTGAGCAGTACCGcctgcagagggagaaggagttCAAGGCCAAGGAAGCAGCG GCACTGGGATCTCATGGCAGCTGCACCACTGAAGTTGAGAAAGAGACCCAGGAAAAGATGAGCGTGATCCAGCAGAACTTCCAGAAGAACCGTGAGGTCGTCCTCTCCCAGCTGTTGTCGCTAGTGTGCGACATCAAACCTGAAATCCATGTGAATTACCGCATCAATGGGTAG